One genomic segment of Helicobacter enhydrae includes these proteins:
- a CDS encoding SDR family NAD(P)-dependent oxidoreductase, with product MKVFVITGTRKGIGKELAQHFLSLGHIVCGCSRGETSITHKNYCHFELDVSDETKVAAMIKAIKKEFGNIDVLLNNAGIASMNHLLLTPYKTMKNIYSTNVFGSFLFLREVGKVMIQQSRKNKANGHISHFRIVNFATVATPLRLEGEAVYASSKAAIANLTQVASFELAEFGITVNAVGPTPIPTDLIKNVPKEKIDALLQRQAIKRFGNFQDCLNVIEFFLDEKSDFISGQIIYLGGVNG from the coding sequence ATGAAAGTATTTGTTATCACTGGAACTAGAAAAGGGATAGGGAAGGAACTTGCCCAACACTTTTTGTCTTTGGGGCATATTGTTTGTGGTTGTTCAAGAGGAGAAACAAGCATTACCCACAAGAATTATTGCCATTTTGAACTTGATGTAAGCGATGAAACAAAGGTAGCTGCTATGATTAAAGCTATCAAAAAAGAATTTGGGAATATTGATGTTTTGCTCAATAATGCTGGAATTGCCTCGATGAATCACTTATTATTAACTCCTTATAAAACCATGAAAAACATTTATTCCACCAATGTTTTTGGAAGTTTTTTATTTTTAAGAGAAGTTGGAAAAGTTATGATTCAACAAAGCAGGAAAAATAAAGCTAATGGACATATTTCACATTTTAGAATTGTCAATTTTGCAACAGTTGCTACTCCATTGAGACTTGAAGGAGAGGCTGTATATGCAAGCTCAAAAGCCGCAATTGCCAATTTAACACAAGTCGCAAGTTTTGAGCTTGCTGAATTTGGAATCACAGTTAATGCAGTAGGTCCTACGCCTATTCCAACAGATTTGATTAAAAATGTTCCAAAAGAAAAAATAGATGCACTACTTCAAAGACAGGCAATTAAGCGATTTGGAAATTTTCAAGATTGTCTTAATGTGATTGAGTTTTTTTTAGACGAAAAGAGTGATTTTATTAGTGGACAAATCATTTATCTTGGGGGAGTTAATGGATAA
- a CDS encoding ANL family adenylate-forming protein, with amino-acid sequence MDNFLFEKLQDYKERIAIWQNHHSYSYADLLEQISKYHQLLDSIPAHSKVAIQSDYSLESIALFLALLKNQHTIIPIISPQELDQKLQESYAEFLIAQSDMEKIIHISQPKQNLFELNDAGLILFSSGSTGKPKAMLHNLSHILKKFENKKSKQLSMLLFLMFDHIGGINTLLNILSTGQTAIIPNDRKDVHHIANLIETHKISILPTSPTFLNLMLLNKVHLHHNLSSLKMISYGTESMPETLLKKLQNAFPKTKFLQTFGTSEVGIMQTISEKSGSLFMKISDPNIEYKIVNQELWIKSQTQVLGYLNASMENFVDGYFKTGDLVETKMINGEEYIRIIGRNKEMINVGGEKVLPQEIESIILQIDGILDCLVYGEKNAITGQSICCEVVIDSKKIKKDEIKKMIRSFCKGKIDNYKIPSKVLVKEELQASERFKKVRNIAKQS; translated from the coding sequence ATGGATAATTTTTTATTTGAAAAATTACAAGATTATAAAGAGAGAATTGCGATTTGGCAAAATCATCATTCTTATTCTTATGCAGATTTATTAGAGCAGATTAGCAAATATCATCAATTACTTGATTCTATTCCAGCTCATAGTAAAGTCGCAATACAAAGTGATTATTCTCTTGAAAGCATTGCTTTATTTCTAGCTCTACTGAAAAATCAACATACAATTATTCCTATTATCTCTCCTCAGGAATTAGATCAGAAATTACAAGAAAGTTATGCAGAATTTCTCATTGCACAATCTGATATGGAAAAAATTATCCATATTTCTCAACCTAAGCAAAATCTTTTTGAACTTAATGATGCAGGATTAATTCTTTTTAGTAGTGGTAGCACAGGAAAACCCAAAGCGATGCTCCACAATCTCTCTCATATTCTCAAAAAATTTGAAAATAAAAAATCAAAGCAACTCAGTATGCTTTTATTTTTGATGTTTGATCACATTGGAGGAATCAATACACTTCTTAATATTCTTTCAACAGGACAAACAGCCATTATCCCAAATGATAGAAAAGATGTGCATCATATTGCAAATCTTATTGAAACTCATAAAATTTCAATTCTTCCAACTTCACCTACATTTCTCAATCTCATGCTTTTAAACAAAGTGCATCTACACCATAATCTTTCATCTCTAAAAATGATTTCTTATGGAACAGAATCTATGCCCGAAACTCTTTTGAAAAAATTGCAAAATGCTTTTCCAAAAACAAAATTTTTGCAAACCTTTGGAACAAGCGAAGTTGGAATTATGCAAACAATTAGTGAAAAATCAGGCTCTCTTTTTATGAAAATCTCTGATCCAAATATTGAATATAAAATTGTTAATCAAGAATTATGGATCAAATCTCAAACTCAAGTTTTAGGCTATCTTAATGCAAGTATGGAAAATTTTGTAGATGGTTATTTTAAAACTGGCGATCTTGTGGAAACAAAAATGATAAATGGTGAAGAATACATTCGCATCATTGGCAGAAATAAAGAAATGATTAATGTGGGAGGAGAAAAAGTCTTGCCTCAAGAGATTGAAAGCATTATTTTGCAGATTGATGGCATATTAGATTGCCTAGTTTATGGAGAAAAAAATGCCATTACAGGTCAAAGTATTTGTTGTGAAGTTGTAATTGATTCTAAAAAAATCAAAAAAGATGAAATCAAAAAAATGATTAGAAGTTTTTGCAAAGGAAAGATAGATAATTACAAAATCCCATCAAAAGTTCTTGTAAAAGAAGAATTACAAGCTAGTGAGAGATTCAAAAAAGTTAGGAATATTGCAAAACAGAGCTAA
- a CDS encoding acyltransferase translates to MKNIDFLMQSQNNCGFYTQNEIQELGFVRVGKNVLISKNAKIYGASKISIGSNVRIDDFCILSGRIEIGDFVHLGASSNITGSDVGVIIKDFCSISSHVRIFAISDDYTGEGMTNPCIPNHFKQIQKQRIILEKHCIIGSGSMIIPKAYLAEGVAVGAMSLLVRETKPWGVYFGIPAKRIKERKKDILQLEQEFLKTQNIMGGGDRQIISPSSKKVCA, encoded by the coding sequence ATGAAAAATATTGATTTTCTTATGCAATCACAAAATAATTGTGGATTTTACACCCAAAATGAGATTCAAGAATTAGGCTTTGTGCGTGTTGGAAAAAATGTTTTGATTTCAAAAAATGCAAAAATCTATGGTGCTTCCAAAATATCAATCGGTAGCAATGTCAGAATCGATGATTTTTGTATCCTAAGTGGAAGAATAGAGATTGGAGATTTTGTGCATCTTGGAGCATCAAGCAATATCACAGGATCTGATGTTGGAGTGATTATTAAAGATTTTTGTAGTATCAGTAGCCATGTCAGAATTTTTGCAATCAGTGATGATTATACAGGTGAAGGCATGACAAATCCCTGCATTCCTAATCATTTTAAACAAATTCAAAAACAAAGAATTATTCTTGAAAAACATTGCATTATTGGTTCAGGATCTATGATTATTCCCAAAGCATATCTTGCAGAGGGTGTAGCCGTTGGGGCGATGAGTCTTCTTGTGAGAGAAACAAAACCTTGGGGTGTTTATTTTGGGATTCCTGCCAAACGCATCAAGGAGCGAAAAAAAGATATTTTGCAATTAGAACAAGAATTCTTAAAAACTCAAAATATAATGGGGGGGGGGGATAGACAAATAATATCACCTTCTTCAAAGAAGGTGTGTGCTTGA
- a CDS encoding 3-oxoacyl-[acyl-carrier-protein] synthase III C-terminal domain-containing protein: MCLKTIFHSGAIQSIACCIPSNAVKLEDQAQQFYNGDIKKAQRIKKSIGLDTRYIADNQTTTLDLCFQASKTLLKTSNAPIDVLIFVTQTPDFSQPNNAHLLHGKLNLSQNCACFDLNQGCSGYVYGLFLAFMLLSSGAENILLCVGDTMSKVLHPNDSNTTPIFGDAGSATLISNTNAKSYFTLHSDGAGWENIIVPNSGFRKNPYLSKNYQYPSFLCMDGAEVFNFSIEKEPKAIEEILQFSQNKIEDIDYIFFHQANAYIISNIARRLELDVSKAPSECVGKYGNTSSASIPLAICDLLSQKREKNLRVILSGFGVGLSWATALIHLDKHTQIFHPIFYNKELE, from the coding sequence GTGTGCTTGAAAACAATTTTTCATTCTGGGGCGATTCAATCCATTGCTTGTTGTATCCCATCTAATGCAGTAAAGCTTGAAGATCAAGCACAACAATTTTATAATGGGGATATCAAAAAAGCTCAGAGAATCAAAAAATCAATCGGACTTGATACACGCTATATTGCTGATAATCAAACAACAACATTAGATTTGTGTTTCCAAGCAAGCAAAACTCTACTTAAAACATCTAATGCTCCAATTGATGTTTTGATTTTTGTTACACAAACTCCTGATTTTTCTCAACCTAATAATGCTCATCTGCTACACGGAAAACTCAATCTCTCGCAAAATTGTGCTTGTTTTGATCTTAATCAAGGTTGCAGTGGCTATGTTTATGGTTTATTTTTGGCTTTTATGCTTCTATCTTCTGGTGCAGAAAATATTCTTCTTTGTGTGGGGGACACAATGAGCAAAGTGCTTCATCCCAATGATAGCAATACAACTCCAATTTTTGGAGATGCAGGAAGTGCTACACTTATTTCAAATACAAATGCAAAAAGTTATTTCACACTTCATTCTGATGGGGCTGGATGGGAAAATATTATTGTTCCAAATAGTGGTTTTAGAAAGAATCCTTATTTGTCTAAAAATTATCAGTATCCATCGTTTTTATGTATGGATGGTGCTGAAGTTTTCAATTTTTCTATTGAAAAAGAACCTAAAGCTATTGAAGAGATTTTGCAATTTTCGCAAAACAAAATTGAAGATATTGACTATATCTTTTTTCATCAAGCCAATGCTTATATCATTTCAAACATCGCAAGAAGGCTTGAATTAGATGTTTCAAAAGCTCCTAGTGAATGCGTTGGAAAATATGGAAACACTAGCTCAGCTTCAATTCCATTAGCCATTTGTGATCTTTTATCTCAAAAAAGAGAAAAAAATTTGCGTGTTATTTTGAGTGGTTTTGGTGTAGGACTTAGTTGGGCAACAGCTCTTATTCATCTTGATAAACATACACAAATATTTCACCCCATATTCTATAACAAGGAGTTAGAATGA
- a CDS encoding SDR family NAD(P)-dependent oxidoreductase yields MYRFDFTGKQILISGASSGMGAHVAYVLNAMGAKILAIARDINKLQTKKESMPNPQNFICISKDITQINAFDKEILEIIKKYGSVNGAVLSAGIQQIAPISSVLSVESALTLFHTNYFGNLQILKALIDRRAKTPEGSSFVIISSNSSVKAQKGLANYSATKSAINTAIKSIALEIAPKYTINAISPGFVMTEMIEEWSKVYDEAYIQQITKEYPLGLGKVEQISPLICFLLSPYSNWITGQNIVIDGGASL; encoded by the coding sequence ATGTATCGTTTTGATTTTACTGGCAAACAAATTCTCATCAGTGGTGCAAGTAGTGGAATGGGGGCACATGTCGCCTATGTCCTTAATGCAATGGGTGCAAAAATCTTAGCAATTGCTCGCGATATAAATAAACTACAAACAAAAAAAGAAAGTATGCCAAACCCTCAAAATTTTATTTGCATTTCCAAGGATATCACTCAAATTAACGCATTTGACAAAGAGATATTAGAGATTATCAAAAAATATGGCAGTGTCAATGGAGCAGTGCTATCTGCTGGAATCCAGCAGATAGCACCGATTTCATCGGTGCTGTCTGTAGAATCCGCGCTCACACTTTTTCATACAAATTATTTTGGCAATCTACAAATCCTCAAAGCCCTCATTGACAGACGAGCCAAAACGCCTGAAGGTTCAAGTTTTGTCATCATTAGCTCAAATTCTAGCGTGAAAGCCCAAAAAGGATTGGCAAATTATTCTGCAACAAAATCAGCAATCAATACAGCAATCAAATCTATTGCACTAGAAATTGCTCCAAAATATACGATCAATGCTATATCTCCGGGATTTGTAATGACAGAAATGATTGAAGAATGGAGCAAGGTGTATGATGAAGCCTATATCCAACAAATCACAAAAGAATATCCCCTTGGGCTTGGAAAAGTAGAGCAAATCTCACCGCTTATTTGCTTTTTACTAAGCCCATATTCTAATTGGATCACAGGACAAAATATCGTTATTGATGGAGGGGCAAGTTTGTGA
- a CDS encoding acyltransferase has translation MKCFFEKQYNEGFYSYEELLNIGFASLGKNILLSRQAKIYTPSKISLGNYVRIDDFCILSGKIEIGDFVHLGAFSSITGGNIGVKIGDYCGMSSYSKIFALSDDFVNGYLIGPCIPNQFRHIIAKEVVLTKHSHIGSHSLVMPGSVFEIGSCLGPMSLNLGRKFKKWNYYCGNPAKSIYTISSERVLSFEKEMLLNIMGGGGKTIS, from the coding sequence GTGAAATGCTTTTTTGAAAAACAATATAATGAAGGGTTTTATTCTTATGAAGAGCTATTAAATATCGGTTTTGCTTCTCTTGGAAAAAATATCCTTCTCTCGCGTCAAGCCAAAATCTATACGCCAAGCAAAATTAGCCTTGGGAATTATGTCAGAATCGATGATTTTTGTATCCTAAGTGGAAAAATAGAAATTGGAGATTTTGTGCATCTTGGAGCTTTTTCATCAATTACTGGAGGAAATATCGGGGTAAAAATCGGAGATTATTGTGGAATGAGTTCTTATTCAAAAATATTTGCACTTAGTGATGATTTTGTCAATGGCTATCTTATCGGTCCTTGTATCCCAAATCAATTCAGACACATCATAGCAAAAGAGGTGGTATTGACTAAGCATTCTCATATAGGAAGCCATAGTCTAGTAATGCCCGGAAGCGTATTTGAAATCGGATCTTGTCTTGGACCTATGAGTTTAAATCTAGGAAGAAAATTTAAAAAATGGAATTATTATTGTGGCAATCCTGCCAAAAGCATTTACACTATTTCTTCAGAACGAGTTTTAAGTTTTGAAAAAGAAATGCTTTTAAACATAATGGGGGGGGGGGGTAAAACCATCTCATAA
- a CDS encoding formyltransferase family protein, translating into MHKRFLFIGSRFCVLDFMLKSQLETSILIPKGISISNNLPHQSFATKEELIKLIQQHTFDILVSNGCPFILPVKRLKKPHQIFINIHPSLLPSLKGAHPINGAILFNQPTGATCHIMNDNIDDGAIISQIQVYNSSNIPLKLLYQMCFLAEVEAFKKALKRNFSICSIQPVRKESYFTRTENLMHINFEDMDTHKIMQNIQAFCIKKQYAKIIFKHHIIPIYDAKIIKNTFLKKHFCNAVLNEIVMVYEDCILLNRDKVFLQLQIPSKYINILKIGINLAQKTNIYQTTPYIKATKQTEQKIFDFHYQKGSYVFSNRAIKSRINKSEYFDIASPYGFAGYYTNTSNLDFIQEALLQQEKKAQQENIIAEFIRFHPLCHFSQNFSQLLDLFQMEREVIEVTTNPQTRWQNYPSRIRSKIRKALRELSINQSYDAHQFHYLYTQTMKRNNAQNFYYFNLEYFQKLIKFKECILLEAKINGQTCGMAMFLYDDYTSYYHLGATSDSSIQNNINPMCGLFESFFQIASSKGIQSCILGGGRTSSKEDSLFLFKKQFSPILKPFYIGGKIYNQAIYQELCADYNNPFFLKYRFADNLSGGGG; encoded by the coding sequence GTGCATAAAAGATTTCTTTTTATCGGAAGTCGATTCTGCGTTTTGGATTTTATGCTTAAATCACAACTTGAGACTTCCATACTCATCCCAAAAGGTATTTCCATCTCAAATAATTTACCCCATCAATCATTTGCAACAAAAGAAGAGCTTATCAAACTGATACAACAACATACTTTTGATATTCTTGTATCCAATGGATGCCCCTTTATACTTCCTGTTAAAAGGCTTAAAAAACCACATCAAATATTTATTAATATTCACCCCTCTCTACTTCCAAGTCTCAAAGGAGCACATCCAATCAATGGAGCGATTCTATTCAATCAACCGACAGGTGCAACATGTCATATTATGAATGATAATATAGATGATGGTGCGATAATCAGTCAGATTCAAGTCTATAACTCCTCAAATATCCCTCTTAAATTGCTTTATCAAATGTGTTTTCTAGCAGAAGTGGAGGCTTTCAAAAAAGCTCTAAAACGAAATTTTTCTATTTGTTCTATACAACCTGTGAGAAAAGAGAGTTATTTTACTAGAACAGAAAATTTGATGCATATCAATTTTGAGGATATGGATACCCACAAAATAATGCAAAACATACAAGCCTTTTGCATCAAAAAACAATATGCAAAAATCATATTTAAACATCATATTATTCCTATCTATGATGCGAAAATCATTAAAAATACATTTTTGAAAAAACATTTTTGTAACGCAGTTTTAAATGAAATCGTAATGGTATATGAGGATTGTATCTTGCTTAATAGAGATAAGGTATTTCTGCAACTTCAAATTCCATCAAAATATATCAATATTTTAAAAATTGGCATCAATCTTGCTCAAAAAACAAATATTTACCAAACCACCCCATATATCAAAGCAACAAAACAAACAGAGCAAAAAATTTTTGATTTTCATTACCAAAAAGGATCTTATGTTTTTTCAAATCGTGCAATCAAATCACGCATTAACAAGAGTGAATATTTTGATATTGCCTCTCCTTATGGTTTTGCTGGATACTACACAAATACATCAAATCTTGATTTTATTCAAGAAGCTCTTTTACAGCAAGAAAAAAAAGCACAGCAAGAAAACATTATCGCAGAATTTATACGCTTTCACCCATTATGTCATTTTTCTCAAAATTTTTCACAATTGCTTGATTTATTTCAAATGGAAAGAGAAGTTATAGAGGTTACAACAAATCCACAAACAAGATGGCAAAACTATCCATCAAGAATAAGAAGCAAAATTCGAAAGGCATTACGAGAGCTATCTATCAATCAAAGCTATGATGCTCATCAATTTCACTATCTCTACACCCAAACTATGAAGCGTAATAATGCTCAAAACTTTTATTATTTCAATCTTGAATATTTTCAAAAACTCATTAAATTTAAAGAATGTATTCTATTGGAAGCAAAAATCAATGGGCAAACTTGTGGAATGGCAATGTTTTTATATGATGATTACACAAGTTATTACCATCTTGGAGCTACTTCTGATTCCTCTATCCAAAATAATATCAATCCTATGTGTGGTCTTTTTGAGAGTTTTTTTCAAATCGCATCATCCAAAGGCATTCAATCTTGTATTTTAGGAGGTGGCAGAACCTCATCAAAAGAAGATAGCTTATTTTTATTCAAAAAACAATTTTCACCCATTCTCAAACCTTTTTATATTGGAGGAAAGATTTATAATCAAGCAATTTATCAAGAACTTTGTGCAGATTATAATAATCCGTTTTTTTTGAAATATCGTTTTGCTGATAATCTAAGTGGGGGGGGGGGATAA
- a CDS encoding acetyltransferase: MKPLILLGGGGHCKSCIDVIEQENRFRIIGILDANLFHQGIQKIFDYPILGGDEQLPNIRETIPYAFITIGQIKTPYTRLQVYHTLKKLDFSLPIIISPLAYVSKYSHIQEGSIIMHHALINANTSIGKMCIINSKSLIEHDCVIGDFCHISTGAILNGNCVLGEKTFVGSNTHIKHGKIIDSEQIIYHNLPF, translated from the coding sequence GTGAAACCTCTCATCTTATTGGGAGGAGGAGGGCATTGCAAATCTTGTATTGATGTGATTGAACAAGAAAATAGATTCCGTATTATAGGGATTTTAGATGCCAATCTTTTTCATCAAGGGATACAAAAAATTTTTGATTATCCAATCTTAGGTGGAGATGAGCAACTTCCAAACATTAGAGAGACAATTCCCTATGCGTTCATTACAATTGGTCAAATCAAAACTCCTTATACGCGTTTGCAAGTCTATCACACACTCAAAAAACTTGATTTTTCACTCCCTATCATCATCTCTCCTCTAGCTTATGTTTCAAAGTATTCTCATATCCAAGAAGGAAGCATTATTATGCACCACGCACTTATCAACGCCAATACTTCAATTGGAAAAATGTGCATCATCAATTCAAAATCTCTCATTGAACATGATTGTGTGATTGGAGATTTTTGCCATATTTCTACAGGAGCTATTCTCAATGGCAATTGTGTCTTGGGAGAAAAAACTTTTGTAGGAAGCAACACGCACATCAAACATGGAAAAATTATCGATTCTGAACAAATCATTTATCATAACTTGCCATTTTGA
- a CDS encoding GNAT family N-acetyltransferase has protein sequence MSIDIQYLHINKKEELLPFKEEILNLFYECFDRKFDEKLWTWLYLENPLNYPIVNLAFLNRKLVGHYAFIPLKTNLYNVFLSVTTMVAKNARKHDVFCSLATKSYDFARDLNCDIIIGFPNKTAVIVHKVLLDWQIEDTFIASVNNYHLEHKEEMIYLDTKDLEFMHWRLSKPNVSYITKPNGLIMKKYEDSLDIMHFEKATFLEKTDCLYNVLTQDQALKNQKSIDYPFGYKVLNPLIQNPSFRIELLMSDVF, from the coding sequence GTGTCAATAGATATTCAATACTTACATATCAACAAAAAAGAAGAACTTCTGCCTTTCAAAGAAGAAATTCTGAATCTTTTCTATGAATGCTTTGATAGAAAGTTTGATGAAAAACTCTGGACTTGGCTCTATCTTGAAAATCCGCTTAATTATCCAATTGTCAATCTTGCATTTTTAAACCGCAAACTTGTTGGACACTATGCCTTCATTCCGCTAAAAACAAATCTATACAATGTCTTTTTATCTGTTACAACAATGGTTGCCAAAAATGCAAGAAAACACGATGTTTTCTGCAGTCTTGCTACAAAAAGCTATGATTTTGCTAGAGATTTAAACTGCGATATCATTATTGGATTTCCCAATAAAACTGCAGTAATCGTTCATAAGGTATTACTAGATTGGCAAATTGAAGATACCTTTATTGCTAGTGTTAATAATTATCATCTTGAACATAAAGAAGAGATGATTTATCTTGATACAAAGGATTTAGAATTCATGCATTGGAGACTTTCCAAACCAAATGTAAGCTATATCACTAAGCCTAATGGTTTGATTATGAAAAAATATGAAGATTCACTAGATATTATGCATTTTGAAAAAGCCACATTTTTGGAAAAAACGGATTGCTTATACAATGTGCTCACTCAAGATCAAGCATTGAAGAATCAAAAAAGCATTGATTATCCATTTGGATATAAAGTTCTAAATCCCTTGATTCAAAATCCCTCTTTTAGGATAGAACTTTTAATGTCGGATGTATTTTGA
- a CDS encoding glycosyltransferase family protein, with product MKVIVAVVLYPSKLFDNFLDDCLTSIFAQSYKDFTLALFCDGISESAIQKKLEQMNYTQPIIFYSQPLGQTTPSAIRDFIIKSSIQQNFDYLCFVDFDEKIDSNRIEMTLKNMHSYDFSYCNARITDSALNNKIANIHQAKNIPATTNNHLEILDKNFIGLGAITLNLRQTKLYDFRLPSNIIVFDWFLATHMLLQGASGVAISNTFTNYRQHPESFVGANHYLDQHSLDLGIRVKKNHYQHFREFHPAYQNKYHQIIELEKFLRYNSEKYIHIINSHFDPQPMWWWENIKTLEEIKEWI from the coding sequence TTGAAAGTTATCGTTGCTGTTGTTTTATATCCTTCTAAATTGTTTGATAATTTTTTAGATGATTGTCTTACAAGTATTTTTGCTCAATCATACAAAGATTTTACACTTGCTTTATTCTGTGATGGTATCTCAGAAAGTGCGATTCAAAAAAAACTAGAGCAAATGAATTATACACAGCCAATTATATTTTATTCTCAGCCATTAGGACAAACCACTCCATCGGCAATTCGGGATTTCATCATCAAATCTTCAATCCAACAAAATTTTGACTATCTCTGCTTTGTTGATTTTGATGAAAAAATAGATTCAAATCGCATTGAAATGACATTAAAAAATATGCATAGCTATGACTTTAGCTATTGCAATGCACGGATCACAGACTCTGCACTAAATAATAAAATTGCAAATATACATCAAGCCAAAAATATACCCGCAACAACCAACAATCATTTAGAAATCCTAGATAAAAATTTCATCGGACTTGGAGCCATCACTCTTAATTTGAGACAAACAAAGCTTTATGATTTTCGCCTACCATCAAATATCATTGTCTTTGATTGGTTTTTGGCAACCCATATGCTTCTACAAGGAGCGTCTGGAGTTGCCATATCAAATACATTTACAAACTATAGGCAACATCCAGAATCCTTTGTCGGAGCCAACCATTATCTTGATCAACATTCCCTGGATTTGGGAATTCGTGTCAAAAAAAACCACTACCAACATTTTCGTGAATTTCACCCTGCGTATCAAAACAAATACCATCAAATCATAGAGCTCGAAAAATTCTTGCGATATAATAGTGAGAAATATATTCACATCATTAATTCTCACTTTGATCCACAGCCTATGTGGTGGTGGGAAAATATTAAAACATTGGAGGAAATAAAAGAATGGATTTGA
- a CDS encoding N-acetylneuraminate synthase family protein has translation MDLNALTKPYVIAEIGCNHNGDTDLAIKMIDEAKRCGADAVKFQFFDETNLSTSQYIDELDSGKVKLENVSKWESKKLGLTNIREQIRAFINSKEQLTIFREHCKKIGIDFGCTAANEDGIQFLASIESDFIKLASMDVDNPRMILSAIQTKLPIIISTGMSSLSEIDEAYNLFKKAKYENFAMLHCVSIYPPRNEIVNLNFINTLQKIYDCEIGYSDHTLGYSITLAAIAKGAKIIEKHFTLDKDMEGWDHKVSADSKDLEIICKEGQRIFECLGNKYKVISQDEVEKREKFRRSATTARSIKEGGIVTENDIVYKRPGTGITPAETKWLIGRKAKHDIAEDTTLIWDYFV, from the coding sequence ATGGATTTGAATGCACTTACTAAACCATATGTCATCGCAGAAATTGGTTGTAATCATAATGGAGATACAGATTTGGCAATCAAAATGATTGATGAAGCGAAAAGATGTGGAGCAGATGCTGTCAAATTTCAGTTTTTTGATGAAACAAATCTATCAACGAGTCAATACATAGATGAACTTGATAGCGGCAAAGTCAAGTTAGAAAATGTGTCTAAATGGGAAAGCAAAAAATTAGGGCTTACAAACATAAGAGAGCAGATAAGAGCATTTATTAATTCAAAAGAACAGCTCACAATATTCAGAGAACATTGCAAAAAAATAGGTATTGATTTTGGTTGCACAGCAGCGAATGAAGATGGTATTCAGTTTTTAGCTTCGATTGAAAGTGATTTTATCAAACTCGCTTCTATGGATGTAGATAATCCAAGAATGATTCTCTCAGCAATTCAAACCAAACTTCCCATCATCATCTCTACAGGAATGTCCTCTCTTTCAGAGATTGATGAAGCTTACAATTTATTTAAAAAAGCAAAATATGAGAATTTTGCAATGTTACATTGTGTGTCTATTTATCCTCCACGCAATGAGATTGTCAATCTCAATTTTATCAATACATTGCAAAAAATTTATGATTGTGAGATTGGCTACTCAGATCACACATTAGGATATTCTATCACTCTTGCTGCAATTGCAAAAGGTGCTAAAATCATCGAAAAGCATTTTACTCTTGATAAAGATATGGAAGGATGGGATCACAAAGTTTCTGCAGATTCAAAAGATTTGGAAATTATTTGCAAAGAGGGACAAAGAATCTTTGAATGCTTAGGAAATAAATACAAAGTTATCTCTCAAGATGAAGTAGAAAAAAGAGAAAAGTTTAGACGCAGTGCGACAACAGCACGCAGTATCAAAGAGGGAGGAATTGTTACAGAAAATGATATTGTCTATAAACGCCCAGGCACTGGAATCACGCCAGCAGAGACTAAATGGCTTATTGGAAGAAAAGCAAAGCACGATATTGCTGAAGACACAACGCTTATATGGGATTACTTTGTCTAA